A genomic stretch from Balaenoptera musculus isolate JJ_BM4_2016_0621 chromosome 9, mBalMus1.pri.v3, whole genome shotgun sequence includes:
- the LOC118901290 gene encoding uncharacterized protein C4orf3-like — MEVGSAAEDGRDGPRERRGLGEAERPQQNHEVRPQSGADRLPKHSYWLDLWLFVLLDVVLFFFVYFLP; from the coding sequence ATGGAGGTGGGCTCGGCGGCCGAAGATGGTCGGGATGGTCCCCGGGAGCGGCGAGGCTTGGGTGAAGCCGAGAGGCCGCAGCAGAACCACGAAGTGCGGCCTCAGTCCGGGGCAGATCGGTTACCAAAACATTCCTACTGGTTGGATCTCTGGCTCTTCGTCCTCTTAGACGTGGTGTTGTTTTTCTTCGTGTATTTTTTGCCCTGA